In Lodderomyces elongisporus chromosome 1, complete sequence, a genomic segment contains:
- the YMC1 gene encoding carrier protein ymc1, translating to MADPAEITEYETSDLSKNTNIVDNSLSRKLKDVAAGFVGGATQVLIGQPADLVKIRLQTTSATSSIQVIKNVVKNEGLLAFYKGTLPPLFGVGVCVSLQFYGFHETKRQILQYTGQKQLDLWPQTYIAGAMAGVVNSPVTSPVEQLRILSQSSSGKSISMSSTVKDIFAKQGLRGIYRGFDITLLREFQAYGVWFLTYETLIKQITNYHGYKSRDQISTPELLASGALAGNALWLSSYPLDVIKSNVQSDGWGVNSKFGGSSIKAAKYILANHGFVGFWRGIVPCLLRAVPCSAGTFASVELALRLMG from the coding sequence ATGGCTGATCCAGCAGAGATTACAGAATACGAGACATCTGACTTGTCCAAAAACACCAATATTGTCGATAATTCCCTCTCCCGAAAGCTTAAAGACGTGGCTGCGGGATTTGTCGGTGGAGCAACTCAGGTACTTATTGGTCAACCTGCAGACCTCGTCAAGATTCGACTTCAAACTACGTCGGCAACCTCTTCAATTCAAGTCATAAAAAATGTCGTGAAAAATGAGGGCCTTTTGGCGTTTTACAAGGGCACGTTACCTCCATTATTTGGTGTTGGAGTGTGCGTTTCGCTACAATTCTACGGGTTCCACGAAACAAAGAGACAGATTTTGCAATACACTGGTCAAAAACAGTTGGATCTTTGGCCACAGACATATATTGCAGGAGCAATGGCTGGTGTAGTCAATTCTCCAGTCACTTCTCCGGTAGAGCAATTGAGGATTCTTAGCCAATCGTCGAGTGGGAAGCTGATATCTATGAGCTCGACTGTCAAGGACATATTTGCCAAGCAAGGCCTCAGAGGTATTTATCGTGGATTTGACATTACATTACTTCGTGAATTTCAAGCATATGGAGTTTGGTTTTTGACGTACGAGACATTGATCAAACAAATTACCAACTACCATGGCTACAAAAGTAGAGATCAAATCAGCACACCCGAACTATTGGCAAGTGGTGCTTTGGCAGGTAATGCTCTTTGGTTGAGTTCATACCCACTTGATGTGATAAAATCAAATGTGCAAAGTGATGGGTGGGGTGTAAATAGTAAATTTGGTGGAAGCTCAATCAAGGCGGCAAAATACATCTTGGCCAATCATGGTTTCGTTGGATTTTGGCGTGGTATTGTGCCATGTTTGTTAAGAGCCGTTCCTTGTAGTGCAGGTACATTTGCAAGCGTTGAATTGGCTTTGCGTCTAATGGgttaa